A single Arcobacter sp. LA11 DNA region contains:
- a CDS encoding murein hydrolase activator EnvC has translation MTRYLFLIFLTFSFLIASTKSIDKKIENNEKILKSNASVQKKKDLQVKILARQITNQNKELTKLENNIKIINNDIQKHEVQLKEAKNRLKDLQKSSKTLIKEKKDNEKQIVKVIIDDFSSSIALKLASESSLDELIDSEIYTILSQSSKDEILKLNNNYELLTQTKKQNKNKIKNISQYIEKRKKKKKILNLLKKKYSKSLVSLEKKHKDYQEELKSSIKKQNSLKQLLGKLNILKKEELEKQKRARIAKAKKLAAQKRKKQKSSKKSKSKSKKETYSVSDTRNSKYAKNLDIDVRMLGSSTSGVKISRYRGKKTIAPLDSFKVVKKFGKYFDPVYKIELFNESMVLKTKRSEAKVKSIFNGKIVYAKKDAGMLENVVIIQHKNGLHTIYSHLDKISPSLKVGRWIKKGYVVGRVNNTLTFQATKNEAHINPKDLFRI, from the coding sequence ATGACTAGATATCTTTTTTTAATATTTTTAACTTTTTCATTCTTAATTGCTTCAACTAAAAGTATTGATAAGAAAATAGAAAACAATGAAAAAATACTTAAAAGTAATGCCTCAGTACAAAAGAAAAAAGATTTACAAGTAAAAATTTTAGCACGTCAAATTACTAATCAAAATAAAGAACTTACAAAACTAGAGAATAATATTAAAATTATAAATAATGATATACAAAAACATGAAGTCCAATTAAAAGAAGCTAAAAATAGATTAAAAGATTTACAAAAAAGCTCAAAAACACTTATAAAAGAAAAAAAAGATAATGAAAAACAGATTGTTAAAGTTATTATTGATGACTTTTCTTCTTCAATTGCATTAAAACTTGCCAGTGAAAGTAGTCTAGATGAATTAATTGATTCTGAAATATATACTATCCTTTCACAAAGTTCTAAAGATGAAATTCTTAAATTAAACAATAATTATGAACTTTTAACTCAAACAAAAAAACAGAACAAAAATAAAATAAAAAATATCAGCCAATATATTGAAAAAAGAAAAAAGAAAAAAAAGATATTAAATTTATTAAAAAAGAAATATTCAAAATCACTTGTATCTTTAGAAAAAAAACATAAAGACTACCAAGAAGAATTAAAAAGTAGTATAAAAAAACAAAATTCACTAAAACAACTTTTGGGGAAACTTAATATTTTAAAGAAAGAAGAATTAGAAAAACAAAAACGTGCAAGAATTGCAAAAGCAAAAAAACTTGCTGCTCAAAAAAGAAAAAAACAGAAGAGCTCAAAAAAGAGTAAATCAAAAAGTAAAAAAGAAACCTATAGTGTTAGTGATACTAGAAATAGTAAATATGCAAAAAATCTTGATATAGATGTTAGAATGTTAGGTTCTTCAACTTCTGGAGTTAAAATCTCAAGGTACAGAGGTAAGAAAACAATTGCTCCACTTGATTCTTTTAAAGTAGTTAAAAAATTTGGTAAATACTTTGACCCTGTTTATAAAATAGAACTATTCAACGAATCTATGGTTCTTAAAACAAAAAGATCAGAAGCAAAAGTAAAATCAATTTTTAATGGCAAAATTGTATATGCAAAAAAAGACGCTGGTATGCTTGAAAATGTTGTAATCATTCAGCATAAAAATGGCCTGCATACTATTTATTCACATCTAGATAAAATCTCTCCATCACTAAAAGTTGGAAGATGGATAAAAAAAGGATATGTAGTAGGACGAGTAAATAATACTCTAACCTTTCAAGCTACAAAAAATGAAGCACATATAAATCCAAAAGACCTATTTAGAATCTAG